From a single Kitasatospora sp. NBC_00458 genomic region:
- a CDS encoding sensor histidine kinase encodes MRTRLLGILIALMLCVLAALGMPLAAAVAAAEQSRVVVDRLDDAARFAQDLPTSGVSGLESALKGDPQPAPGDLSRRHALGNEVVRYHELYGVRIGIFQRDGLPIAVAPAGWRVPAGGWAEQAFQEALDGRRSHNPPQVWPWTPDRTLTVATPVVRDGDVVAVVLSESPTGALRTRVLHRWLVIGAGEAAAMIVAVLLAVRLTEWVLRPVRTLDRATHDIATGRMNARVASGGGPPELQRLARSFNEMADHVVLALDQQKAFVADASHQLRNPLAALLLRVEVLGLELPEGHEEELGGVREEGARLARVLDDLLGLATAEHARPEPEPTDLAALTLARADAWRPVARLRGIELAWEGPALALGLADPIGFGSALDAVVDNAIKFGPEGSRVRVLVAVRRDEVAVTVSDQGPGLTEEELARAGDRFWRSARHQNVDGSGLGLSIARTLLQAAGGSLTFGAVVPSGLAVTLAVPRAARKAP; translated from the coding sequence GTGCGCACCCGCCTCCTCGGCATCCTGATCGCGCTGATGCTGTGCGTCCTCGCCGCGCTCGGGATGCCGCTCGCCGCGGCCGTCGCGGCCGCCGAGCAGAGCCGGGTGGTGGTCGACCGGCTGGACGACGCCGCCCGGTTCGCCCAGGACCTGCCCACCTCGGGCGTCTCCGGCCTGGAGTCCGCGCTCAAGGGCGACCCGCAGCCGGCCCCCGGCGACCTCAGCCGCCGGCACGCCCTCGGCAACGAGGTGGTGCGCTACCACGAGCTGTACGGGGTGCGGATCGGCATCTTCCAGCGGGACGGCCTGCCGATCGCGGTCGCCCCGGCCGGCTGGCGGGTGCCCGCCGGGGGCTGGGCCGAGCAGGCCTTCCAGGAGGCGCTCGACGGGCGGCGCAGCCACAACCCGCCGCAGGTCTGGCCGTGGACCCCGGACCGCACGCTCACCGTCGCGACCCCGGTGGTCCGGGACGGCGACGTCGTCGCGGTGGTCCTCAGCGAGTCCCCGACCGGCGCGCTGCGCACCCGGGTCCTGCACCGCTGGCTGGTGATCGGGGCCGGCGAGGCGGCCGCGATGATCGTCGCGGTGCTGCTGGCCGTCCGGCTCACCGAGTGGGTGCTGCGCCCCGTCCGCACCCTGGACCGGGCCACCCACGACATCGCCACCGGCCGGATGAACGCCCGTGTCGCGTCCGGCGGGGGGCCGCCCGAGCTGCAGCGGCTGGCCCGCTCCTTCAACGAGATGGCCGACCACGTGGTGCTCGCCCTCGACCAGCAGAAGGCCTTCGTCGCGGACGCCTCGCACCAGCTGCGCAACCCGCTGGCGGCGCTCCTGCTCCGGGTCGAGGTGCTGGGCCTGGAGCTTCCCGAGGGGCACGAGGAGGAGCTCGGCGGGGTCCGCGAGGAGGGCGCCCGGCTGGCCCGGGTGCTGGACGACCTGCTCGGACTGGCCACCGCCGAGCACGCCCGCCCCGAGCCGGAGCCGACCGACCTCGCCGCGCTCACCCTGGCCCGGGCCGACGCCTGGCGGCCGGTGGCCCGGCTGCGCGGGATCGAGCTGGCCTGGGAGGGTCCGGCCCTGGCGCTCGGCCTGGCCGACCCGATCGGCTTCGGCTCCGCGCTGGACGCGGTGGTCGACAACGCGATCAAGTTCGGGCCGGAGGGGAGCCGGGTCCGGGTGCTGGTCGCGGTGCGGCGGGACGAGGTCGCGGTGACCGTCTCGGACCAGGGACCGGGGCTCACCGAGGAGGAGCTGGCCCGCGCGGGCGACCGGTTCTGGCGCAGCGCGCGCCACCAGAACGTGGACGGCTCGGGCCTGGGGCTGTCGATCGCCCGGACCCTGCTGCAGGCGGCGGGCGGCTCGCTCACCTTCGGCGCGGTCGTGCCGTCCGGGCTCGCGGTGACCCTCGCGGTGCCGCGGGCGGCCCGGAAGGCTCCCTAG
- a CDS encoding TAXI family TRAP transporter solute-binding subunit, which yields MTPDTPSRLGAAVRTASHRPLWRVLLVLVLVAAGLGGWWLSESRSPGYPRGDTGLATGVKRGVYDRYGQLLETHVAKAMPGVRLRLDNSEGSIDNLARVTDGRDDFAIATADAVAQYSGPGRERLRAIARLYDDYLQLVVPASSPVRRTADLKGLRVGVGQSLSGVNLVTRRLLAAAGLDPDRDIKPAPLGVGDAADQLRAGQLDAFFWSGGLPTSALTDLSEHVRIRIVPLGDLAEAIHKVEGGGTDAYRAATMPKGTYPGAEPREAVATVAVPNLLITRADVDEDLVQGMTRAVIDSRDQIGSQVHAAQLVDLRTAVYTDPLPLHEGAMRYYRSVKP from the coding sequence ATGACCCCCGACACCCCCTCCCGCCTCGGCGCCGCCGTCCGGACGGCTTCCCACCGTCCGCTCTGGCGGGTCCTGCTGGTGCTGGTGCTGGTGGCGGCGGGCCTCGGCGGCTGGTGGCTCTCGGAGAGCCGCTCGCCCGGGTACCCGCGGGGTGACACCGGTCTCGCGACCGGGGTGAAGCGCGGGGTGTACGACCGGTACGGCCAGCTGCTGGAGACCCACGTCGCCAAGGCGATGCCGGGGGTGCGGCTGCGGCTGGACAACTCGGAGGGGTCGATCGACAACCTCGCCCGGGTGACCGACGGGCGGGACGACTTCGCGATCGCGACCGCCGACGCCGTCGCCCAGTACTCGGGCCCGGGCCGGGAGAGGCTGCGGGCGATCGCCCGGCTCTACGACGACTACCTCCAGCTGGTCGTCCCGGCCTCCTCGCCGGTGCGCCGGACGGCCGACCTCAAGGGGCTGCGGGTCGGCGTGGGCCAGTCGCTCTCCGGGGTCAACCTGGTCACCAGGCGGCTGCTGGCCGCCGCCGGCCTGGACCCGGACCGCGACATCAAGCCCGCGCCCCTGGGCGTGGGCGACGCCGCCGACCAGCTGCGGGCCGGCCAGCTGGACGCGTTCTTCTGGTCCGGCGGCCTGCCGACCAGCGCGCTGACCGACCTGTCCGAGCACGTCCGGATCCGGATCGTGCCGCTCGGCGACCTCGCCGAGGCGATCCACAAGGTGGAGGGCGGCGGCACCGACGCCTACCGGGCGGCCACCATGCCGAAGGGCACCTACCCGGGCGCCGAGCCCCGCGAAGCGGTGGCCACCGTGGCCGTCCCCAACCTGCTGATCACCCGGGCCGACGTCGACGAGGACCTGGTCCAGGGCATGACCAGGGCGGTGATAGACAGCCGCGACCAGATCGGCTCCCAGGTGCACGCCGCCCAGCTGGTCGACCTGCGCACCGCCGTCTACACCGACCCGCTCCCGCTGCACGAGGGCGCGATGCGCTACTACCGCTCGGTCAAGCCGTAG
- the miaB gene encoding tRNA (N6-isopentenyl adenosine(37)-C2)-methylthiotransferase MiaB has product MSGDSGSKSYRVVTYGCQMNVHDSERLSGLLEDAGYVKAGQDGDPDLVVFNTCAVRENADNKLYGNLGQLAPVKTRHKGMQIAVGGCLAQKDRDTIVRKAPWVDVVFGTHNIGHLPALLERAAVERKAQVEILESLETFPSTLPTRRESAYAAWVAISVGCNNTCTFCIVPALRGKEEDRRPGDVLAEIEALVDEGVIEVTLLGQNVNAYGSDLGDREAFSKLLRAAGQIEGLERIRFTSPHPRDFTDDVIAAMAETPNVMHQLHMPLQSGSDTVLKAMRRSYRQERFLGIIRKVREAMPDAAISTDIIVGFPGETEEDFEQTMHTVREARFTNAFTFQYSKRPGTPAADMADQIPKAVVQARYDRLIALQEEISWDENKKQVGRTLEVLVAEGEGKKDDRTDRLSGRAPDNRLVHFTRPSEPVRPGDMVTVEITYAAPHHLLAEGPTLAVRRTRAGDAWEKRQAKPAAKPAGVMLGLPSIGAPAALPLAAPAGGCCGD; this is encoded by the coding sequence GTGAGTGGTGACAGCGGATCGAAGAGCTACAGGGTCGTCACGTACGGCTGCCAGATGAACGTCCACGACTCCGAGCGGCTCTCGGGCCTGCTGGAGGACGCCGGGTACGTGAAGGCCGGGCAGGACGGTGACCCCGACCTGGTCGTGTTCAACACCTGCGCGGTGCGGGAGAACGCCGACAACAAGCTGTACGGCAACCTCGGGCAGCTGGCGCCCGTCAAGACCCGCCACAAGGGCATGCAGATCGCCGTCGGCGGCTGCCTGGCCCAGAAGGACCGCGACACCATCGTCCGGAAGGCCCCCTGGGTCGACGTGGTGTTCGGCACCCACAACATCGGGCACCTGCCGGCGCTGCTGGAGCGGGCCGCGGTCGAGCGCAAGGCCCAGGTCGAGATCCTGGAGTCGCTGGAGACCTTCCCCTCCACCCTGCCCACCCGCCGCGAGTCCGCGTACGCCGCGTGGGTCGCGATCTCGGTCGGCTGCAACAACACCTGCACCTTCTGCATCGTCCCTGCGCTGCGCGGCAAGGAGGAGGACCGCCGCCCCGGCGACGTCCTCGCCGAGATCGAGGCGCTGGTCGACGAGGGCGTCATCGAGGTCACCCTGCTCGGCCAGAACGTCAACGCCTACGGCTCCGACCTGGGCGACCGCGAGGCCTTCTCCAAGCTGCTGCGCGCCGCCGGTCAGATCGAGGGCCTGGAGCGGATCCGCTTCACCTCGCCGCACCCGCGCGACTTCACCGACGACGTGATCGCCGCGATGGCCGAGACCCCGAACGTGATGCACCAGCTGCACATGCCGCTGCAGTCGGGCTCGGACACGGTGCTCAAGGCGATGCGCCGCTCGTACCGGCAGGAGCGCTTCCTCGGCATCATCCGCAAGGTGAGGGAGGCGATGCCGGACGCCGCCATCTCCACCGACATCATCGTGGGCTTCCCCGGCGAGACCGAGGAGGACTTCGAGCAGACCATGCACACGGTCCGCGAGGCGCGCTTCACCAACGCGTTCACGTTCCAGTACTCCAAGCGCCCGGGGACCCCGGCCGCCGACATGGCGGACCAGATCCCGAAGGCCGTCGTCCAGGCCCGCTACGACCGGCTGATCGCCCTCCAGGAGGAGATCTCCTGGGACGAGAACAAGAAGCAGGTCGGCCGCACCCTGGAGGTCCTGGTCGCCGAGGGCGAGGGCAAGAAGGACGACCGGACCGACCGGCTCTCCGGCCGCGCCCCCGACAACCGGCTGGTCCACTTCACCCGCCCGTCGGAGCCGGTCCGCCCCGGTGACATGGTCACGGTGGAGATCACCTACGCGGCCCCGCACCACCTGCTGGCCGAGGGCCCGACCCTCGCGGTGCGCCGCACCCGGGCCGGGGACGCCTGGGAGAAGCGCCAGGCCAAGCCCGCCGCCAAGCCGGCCGGCGTGATGCTGGGCCTGCCGTCCATCGGCGCCCCGGCGGCGCTGCCGCTCGCCGCCCCGGCGGGCGGCTGCTGCGGCGACTGA